In Desulfonatronovibrio hydrogenovorans DSM 9292, the following proteins share a genomic window:
- the cysK gene encoding cysteine synthase A — MKIYKNMCELVGRTPLVYLNRVSNGCRAGVAVKLEAFNPCFSVKDRIGLNMIVAAEKEGLLKPDSVIIEATSGNTGIALAFVCAVRGYDLILTMPESMSRERRDLLKGFGARLVLTPAAEGMKGAVDRAREILADTLNGFMPAQFDNPANPEVHYNTTGPEIWEDTDGRVDIFVAGVGTGGTVTGAGTFLKEKKSWLKVVAVEPASSAVLSGGSPGPHSIQGIGAGFIPGILNTDILDEVIQVTNEQAMTMAKRLIQEEGILCGISSGAIVHGALELARKKENQGKLVTCIVCDTGERYLSTELFKG, encoded by the coding sequence ATGAAGATTTACAAAAATATGTGTGAACTGGTGGGTCGGACTCCGCTGGTATATCTGAACAGGGTGTCCAATGGATGCCGGGCTGGAGTGGCAGTCAAGCTGGAGGCCTTTAACCCGTGTTTTTCAGTCAAGGACCGCATCGGACTAAATATGATTGTGGCTGCTGAAAAAGAAGGATTGTTGAAACCGGACAGCGTGATCATCGAAGCTACCAGCGGCAATACAGGAATAGCCCTGGCCTTTGTCTGTGCGGTCCGGGGGTACGATCTTATTTTGACTATGCCGGAAAGCATGAGCAGGGAAAGAAGAGATCTGCTCAAAGGGTTCGGGGCCAGGCTGGTTCTGACTCCTGCGGCTGAAGGGATGAAAGGAGCGGTGGACAGGGCCAGGGAGATTCTGGCTGATACCCTCAATGGGTTCATGCCGGCACAGTTTGACAATCCGGCCAATCCTGAGGTTCATTACAATACCACCGGTCCAGAAATCTGGGAAGACACCGATGGCCGGGTGGATATTTTTGTCGCCGGGGTTGGCACTGGAGGGACAGTTACCGGAGCCGGCACTTTTCTGAAGGAGAAAAAATCATGGTTAAAGGTAGTGGCAGTGGAACCGGCAAGCTCTGCGGTCCTGTCCGGAGGAAGCCCTGGTCCTCACTCAATCCAGGGGATCGGGGCCGGATTCATTCCGGGAATCCTCAATACGGATATTCTTGATGAAGTCATTCAGGTGACCAATGAACAGGCCATGACCATGGCCAAAAGGCTTATTCAGGAAGAGGGGATCCTGTGCGGTATTTCTTCCGGGGCCATTGTTCATGGTGCTCTGGAACTGGCCAGGAAAAAAGAGAACCAGGGTAAGCTCGTCACATGTATTGTCTGTGATACAGGAGAAAGGTATTTGAGTACTGAACTTTTCAAAGGCTGA
- the phoU gene encoding phosphate signaling complex protein PhoU, with protein sequence MSHLIQELDRLNMKVMQMVVQTEQALSKTVNAFSRMNADLAQEVVDNDKKINELEVQVYDLCMRLLALEQPVARDLRFILGCMRMSVDLERIGDESANIADATIFLSLNPPMEFYDKILLMGQKSYDMLQEAIIAFSSPDVDKAVDVCRMDFEVDELNSAVLKDIIKHMSEQSQTIEPCVQSINVARRFERIADMATNIAETTMFIVKGTSLKHTCQFDDRV encoded by the coding sequence ATGTCTCACTTAATACAGGAATTGGACAGGCTGAACATGAAGGTCATGCAGATGGTGGTTCAGACCGAGCAGGCCCTGAGCAAGACGGTCAATGCCTTCTCCAGGATGAACGCTGACCTGGCTCAGGAAGTGGTGGACAATGACAAGAAGATCAACGAACTTGAGGTCCAGGTCTATGACCTGTGCATGAGGCTCCTGGCTTTGGAGCAGCCTGTGGCCAGGGATCTGCGCTTCATCCTGGGCTGCATGCGCATGAGCGTGGATTTGGAAAGGATTGGGGACGAGTCGGCCAATATTGCCGATGCAACAATTTTCCTGAGCCTTAATCCACCCATGGAGTTCTACGACAAGATTCTGCTCATGGGCCAGAAAAGCTATGACATGCTTCAGGAGGCCATTATAGCCTTTTCCTCTCCGGATGTGGACAAGGCAGTGGATGTCTGCAGGATGGATTTTGAGGTGGATGAGCTCAACTCAGCTGTTCTTAAGGACATCATCAAACATATGTCCGAGCAGAGTCAGACCATTGAGCCCTGCGTCCAGAGTATCAATGTGGCCCGCAGGTTTGAGCGGATTGCGGATATGGCCACCAATATCGCTGAGACTACCATGTTCATTGTCAAAGGGACCAGCCTCAAGCATACCTGTCAGTTTGACGACCGGGTCTAG
- the pstA gene encoding phosphate ABC transporter permease PstA produces MVAFSIFRLAVYINVGALGVFLLFIVVNGIGAVNWSFLTEMPRDSMTAGGILPCIIGTVYLSLGAILVAFPIGVGTAIYLNEYATQGRWTRIIRMGIINLAGVPSVVYGLFGLAFFVIWLKMGVSLLAGSLTLAAFILPLIIGSAEEALRAIPQTYREASLALGGTKWQTIYKVVLPAALPSMLTGLILGMSRAAGETAPIMFTAAVFSTAKLPTSIFDEVMAMPYHIYVLATAGTNIAQTRPLQYGTALVLMMLVLGLNLVAIIIRNKLQKKL; encoded by the coding sequence ATGGTGGCCTTTTCGATTTTCAGGCTGGCTGTGTATATAAATGTTGGAGCCCTGGGTGTTTTTCTGCTGTTTATAGTGGTAAACGGGATAGGGGCAGTCAACTGGTCGTTTCTGACTGAGATGCCCAGGGATTCAATGACTGCAGGGGGCATACTGCCCTGCATAATAGGTACGGTTTATTTAAGCTTGGGAGCCATACTGGTGGCTTTTCCCATTGGGGTAGGCACGGCCATATATCTTAATGAGTATGCTACCCAGGGACGCTGGACCAGGATTATCCGGATGGGGATCATCAATCTGGCCGGGGTTCCTTCAGTGGTCTACGGTCTTTTCGGACTGGCATTCTTTGTTATCTGGCTGAAGATGGGGGTCAGCCTGCTGGCCGGCTCACTGACCCTGGCCGCCTTTATTCTGCCGCTCATTATTGGTTCGGCAGAAGAGGCCCTGCGGGCCATTCCCCAGACATACAGGGAAGCTTCTCTGGCCCTGGGGGGGACCAAATGGCAGACAATTTACAAGGTTGTACTGCCTGCGGCCCTTCCCAGCATGCTTACCGGGCTGATCCTTGGCATGAGCAGGGCTGCAGGGGAAACCGCTCCCATCATGTTTACTGCAGCAGTTTTTTCCACAGCCAAGCTGCCAACATCCATCTTTGATGAAGTCATGGCCATGCCTTACCATATCTATGTCCTGGCTACGGCTGGTACGAATATCGCACAGACCAGGCCTCTTCAGTACGGAACAGCCCTAGTGCTTATGATGCTGGTCCTTGGGCTTAACCTGGTGGCCATCATTATTCGTAATAAGCTCCAGAAAAAACTTTAG
- a CDS encoding arsenate reductase ArsC, producing MTKQKVLFLCTGNSARSQMAEAILKKYACDRFEAHSAGLDPKGIHPLTRIVLEEAGISLEDHRSKSVSEYLAQVNISHFITVCSHAEQNCPRAFLMSANKHLFWDFEDPAAGEGSDEERLAKFREVRDRIDEKIREWLKKQGCPVH from the coding sequence ATGACTAAACAGAAGGTACTTTTTCTATGCACCGGCAACTCAGCCCGCAGCCAGATGGCCGAGGCAATTCTCAAAAAATATGCCTGCGACAGGTTTGAAGCTCACAGCGCCGGTCTTGATCCCAAGGGAATCCATCCCTTAACCAGAATAGTTCTGGAAGAAGCCGGGATCAGCCTTGAAGATCATCGTTCCAAAAGTGTCAGCGAATACCTGGCCCAGGTCAACATCAGCCACTTTATAACAGTTTGCTCACATGCAGAGCAGAACTGTCCCAGGGCTTTTTTGATGAGCGCCAACAAGCACCTGTTCTGGGACTTTGAAGACCCGGCCGCTGGTGAAGGAAGCGATGAGGAAAGATTGGCTAAATTCAGGGAAGTCCGGGACAGGATCGATGAAAAAATCCGGGAATGGCTTAAGAAGCAAGGCTGTCCTGTGCACTGA
- a CDS encoding DUF4857 domain-containing protein — translation MTGKISRLSLLILAVMAMSYILPAAFDKVVDRKAEEPLLFFSPVLKKFVYQKSLGGHRFIYTDEDGVLYDRQEFEALLPFLYHRNLEIHGMLPLVIDGQSFDLEEIRAGRQAVEIRSRQIRINRQQIDLFPLFNNDPAVPMIPFPEDVFRITHNGMEFKNADYNRIDRELSEVFTHVLEEKRFVYPATVISGNPTNLKPFDEGYFIRDDSGQVFHVKRAMNQPVVVKTGIDPGLDILDMIISENRRMEFYGIVFTTQGEIFLISYDDYRLIQIPVNHFEPPRMDFKLLINPLYRTAIISSNKGIYGLAMDSEYRAVHDFFLERTAGEVGLADRVRDFFLPYQITLTSDHQSQAKPGLEAGGPWSLAGVFAAMAIFIIFSRKCRKVAVSKIDLIVVFLSGFYGLLAVCFMRSES, via the coding sequence ATGACTGGCAAAATTTCCCGTTTGTCCTTACTTATCCTGGCCGTTATGGCTATGAGTTATATTTTACCTGCAGCCTTTGACAAAGTAGTGGACAGAAAAGCCGAAGAACCTCTGCTTTTTTTCAGTCCAGTACTCAAAAAGTTCGTTTATCAGAAATCTTTGGGTGGTCATCGGTTCATATACACTGATGAGGACGGCGTACTTTATGACCGTCAGGAGTTTGAAGCCCTCCTTCCTTTTCTATATCATAGAAATCTGGAAATACATGGCATGCTGCCTTTGGTCATTGATGGCCAAAGCTTTGATCTTGAAGAGATCAGGGCAGGAAGACAGGCTGTTGAGATTAGGTCCCGCCAGATCAGAATCAATCGTCAGCAGATTGATCTTTTTCCGCTTTTTAATAACGATCCCGCTGTTCCAATGATACCTTTTCCTGAAGACGTCTTCAGGATTACTCATAATGGCATGGAGTTCAAAAATGCTGATTACAACAGGATTGATCGGGAACTCTCTGAGGTTTTCACTCATGTCCTCGAGGAAAAAAGGTTTGTATATCCCGCTACAGTCATCAGTGGCAATCCCACCAATCTCAAGCCTTTTGATGAAGGATACTTTATCCGGGATGATTCAGGGCAAGTTTTTCATGTCAAGCGGGCCATGAACCAGCCGGTCGTAGTCAAGACAGGCATAGACCCAGGACTGGATATCCTTGATATGATCATTTCTGAAAACAGGCGGATGGAATTTTATGGGATTGTGTTCACCACCCAAGGTGAAATCTTTCTGATTTCCTATGACGATTACCGTCTGATCCAGATTCCCGTTAACCACTTTGAACCCCCAAGAATGGACTTCAAGCTCCTGATCAACCCACTCTACCGGACGGCCATCATCAGCAGCAACAAAGGAATATATGGCCTGGCCATGGACAGTGAGTACCGAGCTGTTCATGATTTTTTTCTTGAACGGACTGCTGGAGAAGTTGGGCTTGCTGACAGGGTCCGTGATTTTTTCCTGCCTTATCAGATAACCCTGACCAGTGATCATCAGAGCCAGGCAAAACCTGGCCTTGAAGCCGGAGGGCCATGGTCTTTGGCTGGTGTGTTTGCTGCCATGGCCATTTTCATAATCTTTAGCAGAAAATGCCGCAAAGTAGCAGTCAGCAAAATTGATCTCATCGTGGTATTCCTAAGTGGGTTCTATGGCCTGCTGGCCGTCTGCTTTATGAGAAGCGAGTCCTGA
- the epsC gene encoding serine O-acetyltransferase EpsC, with the protein MVQESKRQQIMDQVISELGNPDSYREVYYSPEHGQPMPSIQALSEIMDVLKSVLFPGYFGNSEISPAAMPYYLGSGIDRVYKMLGDQIRRGYCFLCHLNGQDSCEDCDDMAMNLAGEFISVLPRIRSFLARDVKAAYEGDPAAKSLGEIIFCYPSILALIHYRVAHELYHLGVDLIPRIISEMAHSKTGIDIHPGAEIGSDFFIDHGTGTVIGETCIIGNNVRLYQGVTLGAKSFPKDESGRLVKGMPRHPIVEDKVIIYSGATILGRVTIGQGSVIGGNVWLTQSVPAGTMLVQELTRTDSGRSG; encoded by the coding sequence ATGGTCCAGGAGAGCAAAAGACAGCAAATCATGGATCAGGTTATCAGTGAACTTGGTAATCCTGACTCTTACCGAGAGGTTTATTACAGTCCAGAACATGGCCAGCCCATGCCGTCAATCCAGGCCCTGTCCGAGATCATGGATGTCCTCAAGTCGGTTTTGTTTCCAGGATATTTTGGCAATTCTGAAATATCTCCGGCAGCCATGCCCTATTATCTTGGTTCGGGGATTGACCGGGTCTACAAGATGCTGGGTGACCAGATCCGGCGGGGCTACTGTTTTTTGTGTCATCTGAACGGTCAGGACTCATGTGAAGACTGTGATGATATGGCCATGAACCTGGCTGGCGAATTTATTTCTGTTCTGCCCAGGATCAGGTCTTTTCTGGCCAGGGACGTGAAGGCGGCCTATGAAGGGGATCCGGCAGCTAAAAGTCTGGGGGAAATCATTTTCTGCTATCCCAGCATCCTGGCCCTGATTCATTACCGGGTTGCCCATGAGCTTTATCACTTGGGAGTAGACCTCATACCCAGGATTATTTCAGAGATGGCCCATTCCAAAACAGGTATTGATATTCATCCGGGAGCGGAAATCGGGTCAGACTTCTTCATAGATCATGGGACAGGTACGGTTATCGGGGAGACCTGCATCATCGGTAATAATGTCAGGTTGTATCAGGGAGTGACCCTGGGGGCTAAGAGTTTTCCCAAGGACGAGTCCGGCAGGCTGGTCAAGGGAATGCCCAGGCATCCGATTGTGGAAGACAAAGTGATTATCTATTCTGGAGCCACTATACTGGGCCGGGTGACCATTGGTCAGGGGTCGGTGATCGGCGGGAATGTCTGGCTGACCCAAAGTGTTCCCGCCGGAACCATGCTTGTCCAGGAGCTGACAAGAACTGACTCCGGAAGATCCGGTTAG
- a CDS encoding sensor histidine kinase codes for MKNRYSLKIKLIISFWVVLVIALAIPSYYFMNTVEEEVKKETIKSVSDRMSILVWSLSNNESENLSLLDEVIKEIGETGQDRISIINLEGVVLADSMVPFDQVGRIESHRAREEFVNALSHGDGYSVRHSSTVDRHLIYYARKVDLEPVGEVVLRMATPYATMDSFFERVSTGLWQMVLLSLVFSGLLVFLLVRKLTTKFQPMISLAQAIGRGDYQKRITSSPGREFDPLVEAINEMARSIESNIEVVSLQKMELQTILNGLNDSLAALDNTGRIMSFNQAFKDTFSHYNHYFGKRPIEMFHNSQLQECCNQVLSSHEVRTQSLEIEFKGRHYDVNIVSPEDRKMIGAILVFHDITNIKRLENIRKDFVANASHELRTPLTSIKGYTETLLENRDILEKKGNEFLGVIIKNTNNMIRLLDDILQLSKIESEPEKIVVKSIAIKPVVEKSWTNCRHYIQDKSVSFITDLDDECARVMGEPEYLGHVFQNLIENSIKFVPDDGQIRVVCRTSKDKVHIGVMDNGPGIPRDEQQRVFERFYRVKKFKGKVKGTGLGLAICRNIIRNMGGEIWVESPVSGRKDGCVIWFSLPKAI; via the coding sequence ATGAAAAATAGATATTCCCTGAAAATTAAACTCATCATCTCTTTTTGGGTTGTACTGGTCATAGCCCTGGCCATTCCGTCCTATTACTTCATGAACACAGTGGAGGAGGAGGTCAAAAAGGAGACAATCAAAAGCGTTTCAGACAGGATGTCCATACTTGTGTGGTCGTTGTCCAACAATGAATCTGAGAATCTGTCCCTGCTGGATGAAGTCATCAAGGAAATCGGTGAAACCGGCCAGGACAGGATCAGCATCATTAATCTGGAAGGTGTAGTTCTGGCTGATTCAATGGTCCCCTTTGACCAGGTCGGCCGGATAGAGAGCCACAGGGCAAGAGAAGAATTTGTCAACGCCCTGAGTCATGGGGATGGATACAGTGTCAGGCACAGCTCCACTGTGGATCGGCATCTTATTTACTATGCCCGGAAAGTTGATCTGGAACCGGTGGGTGAAGTGGTGCTGCGAATGGCCACCCCATATGCTACCATGGATTCCTTTTTTGAGCGGGTCAGCACCGGACTATGGCAGATGGTTCTGTTGTCCCTTGTTTTCAGCGGGCTGCTTGTTTTTCTGCTGGTCAGAAAGCTTACGACCAAGTTTCAGCCTATGATCAGCCTGGCCCAGGCCATTGGCAGGGGGGATTATCAGAAAAGGATAACCAGCTCTCCGGGTCGGGAGTTTGATCCTTTGGTGGAGGCCATCAATGAAATGGCCAGAAGTATTGAAAGTAATATCGAAGTGGTTTCCCTCCAGAAAATGGAATTGCAGACCATTCTGAACGGCCTGAATGATTCCCTGGCCGCCCTGGACAATACAGGACGGATCATGAGCTTTAACCAGGCCTTCAAAGATACTTTCAGCCACTACAATCATTACTTCGGCAAGCGGCCCATTGAGATGTTTCATAACAGTCAGCTGCAGGAGTGCTGCAACCAGGTCTTAAGCAGCCATGAAGTCAGGACCCAGAGCCTGGAAATAGAGTTCAAGGGCAGACACTATGACGTGAATATAGTTTCACCCGAAGATCGCAAAATGATTGGGGCTATCCTGGTTTTTCACGATATAACCAATATCAAGCGACTGGAAAACATTCGCAAGGACTTTGTTGCCAATGCCTCCCATGAACTGCGTACTCCTCTGACCTCCATTAAGGGTTATACCGAGACCTTGCTGGAGAACAGAGATATCCTGGAGAAAAAGGGAAACGAGTTTTTGGGGGTGATTATCAAGAACACCAACAACATGATCAGGCTCCTGGATGATATCCTGCAGCTTTCCAAGATTGAATCCGAACCGGAAAAGATCGTGGTTAAAAGTATTGCCATCAAGCCGGTGGTGGAAAAGTCGTGGACCAACTGCAGGCATTACATCCAGGACAAAAGTGTCAGTTTTATAACTGATCTGGATGATGAATGCGCCAGAGTAATGGGAGAGCCGGAATACCTGGGGCATGTTTTTCAGAACCTTATTGAAAACAGCATAAAGTTTGTACCTGATGACGGACAGATAAGGGTTGTCTGCAGGACCAGCAAAGATAAAGTTCACATTGGTGTCATGGATAATGGCCCAGGCATACCAAGAGATGAGCAGCAGAGGGTGTTTGAAAGGTTCTACCGGGTCAAAAAATTCAAGGGTAAAGTTAAAGGAACCGGTCTTGGTCTGGCCATCTGCAGGAATATCATCCGGAACATGGGTGGAGAAATCTGGGTTGAAAGCCCTGTTTCCGGAAGAAAAGACGGCTGTGTCATTTGGTTCTCTCTTCCAAAAGCAATATAA
- a CDS encoding response regulator transcription factor, translating into MKKSKVLVIEDEEDIQNLLLMNLESAGYRVLVTDNGYDGLRIAQEEMPEVILLDLMLPHMDGLEVCRRLKSSAKLKHIKVIMVTAKGEEVDRIVGFELGADDYVVKPFSVRELMLRIKAIIRREGDGEANTKQIWKHEGLEFDFAAMQFRLDGKNINLTATELKLLAEFIQNQGKVLSREYLLNHVWGYEFDGYARTVDTHIRRLRVKLGRYADIIVTSRGLGYKFNPD; encoded by the coding sequence ATGAAGAAAAGTAAAGTGCTGGTAATTGAAGATGAAGAGGATATCCAGAATCTGCTGCTTATGAATCTGGAATCAGCCGGATACAGGGTCCTGGTTACGGATAACGGCTATGACGGCCTGCGCATTGCCCAGGAGGAAATGCCGGAGGTTATTTTGCTGGATCTGATGCTTCCGCACATGGACGGACTGGAGGTCTGCCGGAGATTGAAAAGCAGTGCCAAGCTGAAGCACATCAAAGTGATCATGGTGACGGCCAAAGGAGAGGAAGTCGACAGGATCGTCGGCTTTGAACTGGGTGCTGACGACTATGTGGTCAAGCCTTTCAGTGTCAGGGAGCTTATGCTGAGGATCAAGGCCATCATCAGACGGGAGGGTGATGGTGAAGCAAACACCAAACAGATCTGGAAGCATGAAGGTCTGGAATTTGATTTTGCTGCCATGCAGTTCAGGCTTGACGGGAAAAACATCAATCTTACAGCAACTGAACTCAAGCTTCTGGCTGAATTCATTCAGAACCAGGGCAAGGTTCTGTCCAGGGAATATCTTTTGAATCATGTCTGGGGATATGAGTTTGACGGCTATGCCAGGACTGTTGATACCCACATCAGAAGACTTCGGGTCAAACTGGGCAGATATGCCGATATAATTGTCACTTCCAGAGGCCTGGGGTATAAATTCAATCCTGATTAA
- a CDS encoding PstS family phosphate ABC transporter substrate-binding protein, translated as MKRGLILVIFLLGVCLSAVPALAKQLSINGSTTVLPIAQEVAEAYMKDNPGINISIAGTGSGNGIKAVIDGMTDIGMSSRWIRDNEVKNAFDNGIYVVPFAIALDAIIPVVHPNNPVGELTGEQLRGIYNGSITNWSQVGGQDRPIVSISRDSSSGTYGVWVDVVLKGDRVSPRTQLLPSNGAIVQAVTGNQNAIGYVGIGYLTDNLKPITLDGVAPTYENAASGAFPVSRTLWLFTDNWPQGETLKFMNYMLHPEKGQPLVKKAGYVPLY; from the coding sequence ATGAAAAGAGGACTGATTCTGGTTATTTTTTTGCTTGGTGTATGTCTGAGTGCGGTTCCGGCCCTGGCCAAGCAGCTGAGTATTAATGGTTCCACTACAGTGCTGCCCATTGCTCAGGAAGTGGCTGAAGCCTATATGAAGGACAATCCAGGCATCAATATTTCCATTGCCGGGACCGGGTCTGGAAACGGAATCAAGGCTGTCATTGACGGCATGACTGATATCGGCATGTCTTCCCGCTGGATCAGGGACAATGAAGTGAAAAACGCTTTTGACAACGGTATCTATGTTGTCCCCTTTGCCATTGCCTTGGACGCCATTATTCCAGTGGTTCATCCCAATAATCCGGTTGGCGAACTCACTGGTGAGCAGCTCAGAGGAATCTACAACGGCAGTATCACCAACTGGAGCCAGGTCGGCGGGCAGGACAGGCCTATTGTTTCCATTTCCAGGGATTCTTCCTCTGGTACTTACGGTGTCTGGGTTGACGTTGTCCTGAAGGGTGACAGAGTAAGCCCCAGGACCCAGCTTCTGCCTTCCAATGGAGCCATAGTCCAGGCAGTAACCGGAAACCAGAACGCCATCGGATATGTGGGAATCGGATACCTCACTGACAATTTGAAGCCCATAACCCTTGATGGGGTTGCTCCCACTTATGAAAATGCCGCTTCAGGTGCTTTCCCGGTATCCAGGACCCTTTGGCTGTTCACCGACAACTGGCCTCAGGGTGAAACTCTCAAATTCATGAACTACATGCTGCATCCTGAGAAGGGACAGCCCCTGGTCAAAAAGGCAGGCTACGTACCTTTGTACTAG
- the pstB gene encoding phosphate ABC transporter ATP-binding protein PstB, translating to MDLDKEEICLEVENLDLFYGQEKALKAINLKIPTKRVTAFIGPSGCGKSTLLRCFNRLNDLIDICRVDGKILMYGKDIYESSVDVAELRRRIGMVFQKPNPFPKSIFENIAYGLRLQGVRNKKTLTEVVEKSLRGAALWDEVKDRLDKSALGLSGGQQQRLVIARAIAIEPEVILLDEPCSALDPISTAKIEELIHKLKDKYTIIIVTHNMQQAARVSDYTAYMYLGELIEFRDTITLFTNPEQKSTEDYITGRYG from the coding sequence ATGGATCTGGACAAGGAAGAGATCTGTCTGGAGGTTGAGAACCTTGATCTTTTTTATGGTCAGGAAAAGGCTCTAAAAGCTATCAACTTGAAAATTCCCACCAAAAGAGTCACAGCCTTTATCGGGCCCAGTGGCTGCGGCAAGTCGACCTTGCTTAGATGTTTCAACCGGCTCAACGATCTCATTGATATCTGCCGGGTGGATGGAAAAATTCTCATGTATGGGAAGGACATATACGAATCATCTGTTGATGTGGCTGAACTGCGCAGAAGGATTGGGATGGTCTTTCAAAAACCGAACCCATTTCCCAAGTCCATATTTGAAAACATCGCCTATGGCCTGAGACTGCAGGGAGTCAGAAACAAGAAAACTCTGACTGAAGTTGTGGAAAAATCTCTCAGAGGGGCAGCTTTGTGGGACGAGGTCAAGGATCGGCTGGACAAAAGCGCTCTTGGCCTGTCCGGCGGACAGCAGCAGAGGCTGGTCATTGCCAGGGCCATTGCTATTGAGCCTGAGGTCATTCTTCTGGATGAACCCTGCTCAGCCCTTGATCCTATTTCCACGGCCAAAATCGAAGAGCTGATTCACAAGCTCAAAGACAAATACACCATAATCATTGTTACCCACAACATGCAACAGGCAGCCAGGGTTTCGGATTACACCGCCTACATGTACCTTGGCGAACTCATTGAATTCAGGGATACCATTACTCTGTTCACCAATCCGGAACAGAAAAGCACTGAGGATTACATTACTGGAAGATATGGTTGA
- the pstC gene encoding phosphate ABC transporter permease subunit PstC has protein sequence MGLNSRAREYLIHIFFLLIGASGIIVLALILLFLIMEGLPIFNVVSVKDFIFGSDWYPTYFPPDYGIFPLIIGSLSVVALSSLIAIPLGIGSAFYLAEIAHPKVRGVIKPIVELIEGLPTVVIGFFGMVVVAPFLQQHFNIATGLNVLNASVMLAFMAVPTITSISEDAIYSVPRHMKEGSMALGATHWETIYRVIFPASMTGISTAVILGIARAIGETMVVLMVAGGAAMIPESIFDPVRPMPANIAAEMGNAPFRSDHYHALFAIGLVLFVFTFMFNLLAGYLAQKHKQVGAASL, from the coding sequence ATGGGATTAAATAGTCGAGCTCGAGAGTATCTTATTCACATTTTCTTTTTGCTGATCGGAGCAAGCGGAATCATAGTTCTGGCTTTGATTCTGCTTTTTTTGATTATGGAAGGGCTGCCGATTTTCAACGTGGTTTCGGTCAAGGATTTTATATTTGGCAGTGACTGGTATCCAACCTATTTTCCGCCTGACTACGGAATATTTCCTCTGATAATCGGCTCGCTCAGTGTTGTAGCCCTTTCCTCACTTATTGCCATACCCCTTGGGATTGGCAGTGCTTTTTACCTTGCTGAAATAGCTCATCCCAAGGTCAGGGGTGTGATTAAGCCCATTGTTGAGCTTATTGAGGGTCTGCCAACAGTTGTCATAGGTTTTTTTGGAATGGTTGTTGTTGCTCCCTTTCTTCAGCAGCATTTTAATATCGCAACCGGGCTTAATGTGCTCAATGCTTCGGTCATGCTGGCCTTTATGGCCGTGCCGACCATTACCAGTATATCAGAAGACGCTATTTACAGTGTACCAAGGCACATGAAAGAAGGGTCCATGGCTCTGGGCGCAACCCATTGGGAAACCATTTACCGGGTGATCTTTCCAGCATCCATGACCGGCATTTCTACAGCGGTTATCCTGGGTATTGCCAGGGCCATTGGCGAAACCATGGTGGTTTTGATGGTGGCAGGGGGGGCAGCCATGATCCCGGAATCAATATTTGATCCAGTGCGGCCCATGCCGGCCAACATTGCCGCAGAAATGGGCAATGCTCCGTTCAGGAGCGATCACTACCATGCCCTGTTTGCCATTGGTCTTGTGCTTTTTGTGTTCACCTTCATGTTTAATCTGCTGGCCGGCTACCTGGCCCAGAAGCACAAGCAGGTGGGCGCAGCAAGCCTGTAG